In one window of Polyangiaceae bacterium DNA:
- a CDS encoding 50S ribosomal protein L1, translated as YRVDRAGVVHCRIGRVSFDQQKLSENAGALITELVAKKPSTAKGVYVRSITLSSTMGPGVRVDTAVALGAPQEES; from the coding sequence GTACCGCGTGGATCGCGCGGGAGTCGTCCACTGCCGCATCGGCCGTGTCTCCTTTGACCAGCAGAAGCTCTCGGAAAACGCCGGCGCGCTCATCACCGAGCTCGTCGCGAAGAAGCCGTCGACCGCCAAAGGCGTCTACGTTCGTAGCATCACGCTCTCCAGCACCATGGGTCCTGGCGTGCGCGTTGACACGGCCGTCGCCCTCGGCGCACCGCAGGAGGAAAGCTGA
- a CDS encoding 50S ribosomal protein L10, with product MDKAQKTEQVGAIKDRFERMSSAVFLDFSGMNVAEVSSLRAKFKEKGVEYKVCKNTLIRRAISEAPYVDSLSTALKGMTGIAWSFEEPSAAARIVKDFRKDNEKLVIKAGLLDGQVLNDKGVENQLATLPNKDEARSQLLAQMMAPAQAMVRQLAAPGQNFVYLLDAKQRQAG from the coding sequence ATGGACAAGGCACAGAAGACTGAGCAAGTCGGCGCGATCAAAGATCGCTTCGAGCGCATGTCATCCGCCGTGTTCCTGGACTTCTCCGGAATGAACGTGGCCGAGGTCAGCAGCCTCCGCGCCAAGTTCAAGGAGAAGGGCGTGGAGTACAAGGTCTGCAAGAACACCTTGATCCGCCGCGCCATCAGCGAGGCACCGTACGTCGACTCCCTGAGCACCGCGCTCAAGGGGATGACGGGCATCGCCTGGAGCTTCGAAGAGCCGAGCGCCGCTGCGCGCATCGTCAAGGATTTCCGCAAAGACAACGAGAAGCTCGTCATCAAGGCGGGTCTGCTCGATGGTCAGGTGCTGAACGACAAGGGCGTCGAGAACCAACTCGCCACCCTGCCGAACAAGGACGAGGCCCGCTCTCAGCTGCTCGCGCAGATGATGGCTCCGGCTCAGGCCATGGTTCGTCAGCTCGCAGCACCCGGTCAGAACTTCGTCTACTTGTTGGACGCCAAGCAGCGACAGGCTGGCTGA
- the rplL gene encoding 50S ribosomal protein L7/L12 produces MAEITKEQVVDYLSNLPVIQIAELVKELEDKWGVSAAPVAVAGGGGAVAAEAKEEQTEFDVVLADAGSSKINVIKTVREITGLGLKEAKDLVEGAPKTIKEGVSKEEADDLKKKLEGAGAKVEVK; encoded by the coding sequence ATGGCCGAGATCACTAAGGAGCAGGTCGTCGATTACCTCTCGAACCTTCCCGTCATCCAAATCGCAGAACTCGTGAAGGAGCTCGAGGACAAGTGGGGCGTGAGCGCCGCACCGGTCGCGGTTGCTGGTGGCGGCGGTGCCGTCGCTGCCGAGGCGAAGGAAGAGCAGACCGAGTTCGACGTCGTTCTGGCGGACGCGGGCAGCAGCAAGATCAACGTGATCAAGACCGTGCGCGAGATCACGGGCCTGGGCCTCAAGGAAGCCAAGGACCTGGTCGAGGGCGCGCCCAAGACCATCAAGGAAGGCGTCTCCAAGGAAGAGGCGGACGACCTCAAGAAGAAGCTCGAAGGCGCTGGCGCAAAGGTCGAGGTCAAGTGA